ATAATATCGCGGCGTGCGGGATTCCGGTGGTGGATACGATGGGGCCGCGCGGCGGCGCGATCCATTCATCGGACGAATTTCTGATCGTCGACAGCCTTGCCGAACGCGCGCAACTGTCGGCGCTCACCATGATGAGAATAGCGGAACGGGGGACTGTGTGAACTATGTGATCCGGGCGGCCAAGCCGGGCGATTTGCAGAGCATTTACGAGATGGCGAAGCTGACCGGTGGCGGCTTTACCAACCTCCCCCCCGACAAGAAGGCGCTCCGCGCCAAGCTCGACCGCGCCGAGGCGGGGTTCAATTCCGACAAGGAATATCCCGCCGACGAACTGTATCTGATGGTGCTCGAGGATCTCGACAGCGGCGAGGTGCGCGGCACGTGCCAGATTTTCGGGCAGGTCGGCCAGCGCTGGCCGTTTTACAGCTATCGCATCGGGACCGACAGCAAGCATAGCGAACAGCTGGGTCGCACCTTTCATGCGCAGGTGCTGATGCTGAGCAACGACCTCAACGGCGCGAGCGAGGTCGGCGGACTGTTTCTTCACCCCGCGGCGCGCGCCGGCGGTCTCGGGCTGCTGCTCGCCCGCTCGCGCTACCTGTTTATCGCGCGGCATCGGGTGCGTTTCGGCGACCGTATCCTCGCCGAACTGCGCGGGGTGATCGACGAAGCGGGCGGCTCGCCTTTCTGGGACGGGGTTGCGGGTAAATTCTTCGGGATGAATTTCCAGGAGG
The Sphingopyxis macrogoltabida genome window above contains:
- a CDS encoding arginine N-succinyltransferase translates to MNYVIRAAKPGDLQSIYEMAKLTGGGFTNLPPDKKALRAKLDRAEAGFNSDKEYPADELYLMVLEDLDSGEVRGTCQIFGQVGQRWPFYSYRIGTDSKHSEQLGRTFHAQVLMLSNDLNGASEVGGLFLHPAARAGGLGLLLARSRYLFIARHRVRFGDRILAELRGVIDEAGGSPFWDGVAGKFFGMNFQEADQFNAVHGNQFIADLMPKHPVYIAMLGENARSVIGVPHPTGRAAMRMLENEGFAFENYVDIFDGGPTMTARTDQVASIRNARHVEVTGIAEGGEDALIATGRLAGFRCCFGKVGADGTIDAEAARILGVGKGDAISWIGR